Genomic window (Streptococcus porcinus):
ATTTTCATTTAACATTAAATCTGTAAAAATAAAAATCCCTTTTTCGCCAATCATGCGTAAGAGTTTGGCACGATAACTTTGAGCATATTCGACTCCACTGCTAGCCCAGCCAATTCCCATATTAATATTATAAAGTGTCATTTTTCTCTCCTATGTGACCAATATTGCTATGCAAAATATGCTACCAATTCCCCCTTTGGATTATAAGCTAGCATGCTTAAAGCAAGATTTCTGATAATACTTTGTTTAACTCGGAATTCCAGTTCTTTAAAACTTGATAAAGCTTCCCGGTGAAATTCATAGACTGTATTCCTTTGTGCTGAATGTCGACTTGCAACTAGTATCCTAAATTGTTGGAGATAGTCAACTTGTTCAATCCATGCTTGGTCAATAGCTTTTAAAATAGCCATTCTCTGGAAATTAATATAGTCTTCTTCATTATGAAATTGAGCTTTTTTATTTTCCATTTCTTTCAAAAAGATTTCTTCTAATGCTTTCTTTATTGATTTGTGATTTCCATAGTCAATCTCTTGCCCTGAGAATTGATAAGATAGATTATCAAAAACATAACGACTTAAACTTTCTTCCGTAATTTGACCTTGACTATCCAGATAAGTATTTAACACTTCTTCTAGTATCGCCAACAGATCCACCGATTCCAGTTTTTCTTGAGCAATCAATTGGTTACGTAAGTTATAAATCATTTCACGTTGAACTTGGATGCTTTCATCCATCTCAACAGCACTTTGCCTAGCTTGTCTGCCATGACTGTCACTGGCTTCCTGAGCCTGATTTAAGATGCGTTGATAACGGTTTGCCTTTAACAGTTTTGGGTTATCAGGATTTGTTTTAGGTAACTGCTTACGCAAATAATCTAAAAGCCAAGCTGGTCCCCATTTAATAAGCAATGGATCTTCAAGTGATGTGAAAAATTGGCTCATGCCAGGATCTCCCTGGCGACCTGAACGTCCTCGCATCTGTAAATCAATCCGTTTTGAGGGCATTCTTTCAGTACCAATCACTGCTAATCCCCCTAATTCAGCAACACCCTTACCCAATTTGATATCAGTTCCACGACCAGCGATAGCCGTAACAACTGTTACATGTCCCAATTGTCCTGCTTCGGCAATCATCTCTGCTTCTTTGGCTGTATTATAAGCATTTAAAACACTATGAGCAATGCCCTCTTTTAAGAGCAAATGGGAGTAAATCTCTGACATTTCTACACTTGCTGTTACCAATAAGACAGGCTGGCCTGTAGCATGAATTTTCTTCAAAAAAGTCATCGAAGCAAGAATTTTTTCCGGCAGACTCATATATATCATATCGGGATAATCGATACGCTGAATCGGACGGTTTGTTGGAATAGTAATTACAGGCATGTTATAGGTTGCAATGAATTCATCATCAGCAACTCGACCCGTACCAGTCATTCCACTCAAGCGCTCAAAAAGTTTAAAAAGATTCTGATAAGTAACACTTGCCATCGCTCGTGTTTCAGGCGTTTTTTCAACAGATTCTTTAGTTTCAAGGGCTTGATGTTGTCCCGCTTGTAATTTGGTGCCTTCCAAAACACGACCACTTATAGCATCTAAAAGAGCTATTTCATCATTATCAACAATATACTCTTCTTCACGCTTATAGAGATGATGAGCTTTAAGAGCTAAAATAATATGTCTAACGATTTCGGTATGCTTAGCATCAAATAGATTAGTAAGTCCAAAAAAAGTCTTTGCTTCAGTGATTCCTTTATTGGTTAGCCAAACATTTGTCCGCTCATCGTTAAATTTATAATCCTTTTCTTCTTCCAATGTTGTCACAAAGGTATTAGCAACATTGTAATAGTTCGATTGAACACGTGGAGAGCCAGAAATGATTAAGGGGGTCTGTGCACTATCTAGCAGGACTGAGTCTACTTCGTCAACAATAGCATAATAAAAATCTCGTAAAAATTGGCTATCTACCGAATCTGCTAAATTCTGAATTAAATAGTCAAAGCCTAGGGTAGAATGGGTGATGTAGACGATATCAGCTCCGTAAATAGCTCTTTTTTCTGGAACTGATAATTGTTCAGAAGGACTTTCTGGAACACCTAAAGCGACCGTCAAGCCCATCCAACGATAAACTGCTCCCATCTCTGTTCCATCGCGTCTTGAAAGATAAGCATTAGTTGTCACAAGCATGACACCTTTACCAGTCAGAGCATTTAAGTAAAGAGGCATAGTTGCCGTTAACGTCTTCCCTTCACCCGTTCGCATCTCTGCGATGTTCCCACCGTGAAGAGCAATGGCCCCCATTACTTGAACATCATAAGGAAACATCCCTAGGACACGTCGATCTGCTTCTCTGATTGCAGCAAAAGCCTCAGGTAATAAATCATCTAAAGTCTCTCCAACCATCAGACGGTTTTTAAATTCTTGCGTTTTAGCCTGTAAGGCACTATCACTGAGTTTAGCCATACTGTCTTGGTAGCTATTGACTTTGTTTAAGTTTTTTTGAATAGCCCTTAAACGTAAGCTATTAATACTAAGTTTCTCGCTTAAGCTCCCCAAAGTAAGCTCCTTTTAATTTTTTTCCGACAATTTTGCTAAATAACGATGAGGTCGTAAAAGACCTTCAACCAAAGCAAAGCTATCATCTTCTTGTTTTGGCTTTATAAAATGCTTAACCTTATAATTATTTTCACCTTCAAGCAATTCTTTCACGCGTTCTAAATCATTAGACAGGTTTTCAATATCTATCTTCAATGCCTTTTCAAAGTCAGGATAAGCGCTACAAGTGGCCTTTCCTTTTTCAAAAGCATGTTCCAAAAGAATTGCAGCACAATCAGACTTAGGGCCTGTTCCAATAAATTGGATACCTTTATCTAAAAACTCTGGAGCCTCTTTATAAATACTTCGCGCTACAAAATCCACAAACTTATCCGTTAAATAAGCCAAATGCTTGAGTTGGGATACTCCGACAACTAAGGTATTTCCCAATCGCTGAAAATGTTTTAAGGACTGTGGCATTAATTGCCCATCTTGATTTTCTAATAAGAAAACAATTAATTCTGAAGCTACTGCTAAACTGTCTTTCTTCAATGCATTGACAACTATATAAGGATCAGACAAAGACTCGTGTGAATCCTTCTTATAAAGTAAGATACTGTCAAAAATGAAGTCTTGACAACCCGCATTAATCAAATCAATTTGATAGGAGAAAGTCTCTTTTGGCAAGGAGAAGTCAGCACTGTCTTCCTTGATAATTTTATAAGAAATGACTTCTTTACGGCGATTAAAGAAAGTTAATCTAAGATAGGGAACATGTCCTTTGTTAGTTTCTATATTTAACTTCAGACAATAGTCAAGGCCACGTTTTAATGTAGGTAATTTAGGAATATCACGGTTCGCTTGAAAATTAGTTTGTGAATACCAAGAATGAATCACTGTCCCAACTGGCAAATAATCTTGGTGATAGGAAATTCGACCATCCCTTAAATACGATAGGTCTACACCGTACATATAGGTATCTTGATGCAATAGCCCCCAGTTAATTAAAAATCCCTCAAATTCCTGAGTCTGCATTAAGGTTTCCTCCCAAAATCTAAAGTCATAATTCTAGCATATTGATTCAAAAACCACTGGTTAATGGATGTGCTGTTGTCATTGTGCCGACCTTCAATCCCTTTAGAAATAACCTTAACATTTTTTCTCTGAACTCTATCTAGAAAATCTAGATAGGCTGTCGGATCATAGTCATCATCTTTCATATATGCCATAGCAAAAAACGTTTTGCTTAAATCAGCTTGATCAATAGCTTGCCAAAATCTCTGGTTAAGTTGCTCTAAAGCTTCCTGATTTAGAGCCCCTGTCAAGAAATGAATGATATCAAAAGCAGTTCCAAAATCATCAGG
Coding sequences:
- the secA2 gene encoding accessory Sec system translocase SecA2; amino-acid sequence: MGSLSEKLSINSLRLRAIQKNLNKVNSYQDSMAKLSDSALQAKTQEFKNRLMVGETLDDLLPEAFAAIREADRRVLGMFPYDVQVMGAIALHGGNIAEMRTGEGKTLTATMPLYLNALTGKGVMLVTTNAYLSRRDGTEMGAVYRWMGLTVALGVPESPSEQLSVPEKRAIYGADIVYITHSTLGFDYLIQNLADSVDSQFLRDFYYAIVDEVDSVLLDSAQTPLIISGSPRVQSNYYNVANTFVTTLEEEKDYKFNDERTNVWLTNKGITEAKTFFGLTNLFDAKHTEIVRHIILALKAHHLYKREEEYIVDNDEIALLDAISGRVLEGTKLQAGQHQALETKESVEKTPETRAMASVTYQNLFKLFERLSGMTGTGRVADDEFIATYNMPVITIPTNRPIQRIDYPDMIYMSLPEKILASMTFLKKIHATGQPVLLVTASVEMSEIYSHLLLKEGIAHSVLNAYNTAKEAEMIAEAGQLGHVTVVTAIAGRGTDIKLGKGVAELGGLAVIGTERMPSKRIDLQMRGRSGRQGDPGMSQFFTSLEDPLLIKWGPAWLLDYLRKQLPKTNPDNPKLLKANRYQRILNQAQEASDSHGRQARQSAVEMDESIQVQREMIYNLRNQLIAQEKLESVDLLAILEEVLNTYLDSQGQITEESLSRYVFDNLSYQFSGQEIDYGNHKSIKKALEEIFLKEMENKKAQFHNEEDYINFQRMAILKAIDQAWIEQVDYLQQFRILVASRHSAQRNTVYEFHREALSSFKELEFRVKQSIIRNLALSMLAYNPKGELVAYFA
- the asp3 gene encoding accessory Sec system protein Asp3, with the protein product MQTQEFEGFLINWGLLHQDTYMYGVDLSYLRDGRISYHQDYLPVGTVIHSWYSQTNFQANRDIPKLPTLKRGLDYCLKLNIETNKGHVPYLRLTFFNRRKEVISYKIIKEDSADFSLPKETFSYQIDLINAGCQDFIFDSILLYKKDSHESLSDPYIVVNALKKDSLAVASELIVFLLENQDGQLMPQSLKHFQRLGNTLVVGVSQLKHLAYLTDKFVDFVARSIYKEAPEFLDKGIQFIGTGPKSDCAAILLEHAFEKGKATCSAYPDFEKALKIDIENLSNDLERVKELLEGENNYKVKHFIKPKQEDDSFALVEGLLRPHRYLAKLSEKN